Proteins from one Halovivax limisalsi genomic window:
- a CDS encoding glycosyltransferase, whose translation MKIGVLPNIFPKLSKTYVLDQVTGMLDRGHDVRLYPSYPSDESVRHPEFDAYELDRRTTYIGPPRSLGPAAAGSARNAVSLAIRRPTTVPELARTALTDGPRAAGTFTYHARTVLPDDLDVLHAHFGPVGRQAARLDRVGAAEAFVTTFHGWGIRERANYDDLFERCDAVLATSRHVRERLLDAGADPDAVDVHHVGIDPRLYDETASEVPPPDAAAVDGGTGAVDGPGDSLDDGRGEHGHRAGDHGARRELAILTVARLHEIKGLEYAIRAVDGLADRLPAVNVTYRVVGDGPRREHLESVIETLDCGDRVTLCGAKPHAAVREALGEADVFCLPSLHEGFGLVLLEAQASGLAIVASDVGGVREAVRAGESARLVPPKAPGAIADELESLARSPTERDRLGRAGRRYVRENFDVRTLNDELERRYERVLAAGDPSRRVDA comes from the coding sequence ATGAAGATCGGGGTACTGCCCAACATCTTCCCGAAGCTCTCGAAGACGTACGTGCTGGACCAGGTCACGGGCATGCTCGACCGGGGCCACGACGTGCGCCTGTACCCCTCGTACCCGTCGGACGAGTCCGTCCGCCATCCCGAGTTCGACGCGTACGAACTCGATCGGCGGACGACGTACATCGGGCCGCCGCGATCGCTCGGTCCCGCGGCCGCCGGCTCCGCGCGAAACGCCGTCTCGCTGGCGATCCGGCGACCGACGACGGTGCCCGAACTCGCACGGACGGCCTTGACCGACGGCCCCCGCGCCGCGGGAACGTTCACCTACCACGCTCGGACGGTGCTTCCCGACGATCTCGACGTGCTGCACGCCCACTTCGGGCCGGTCGGGCGACAAGCCGCCAGACTCGACCGCGTCGGCGCCGCCGAGGCGTTCGTGACGACGTTTCACGGCTGGGGGATCAGGGAGCGAGCGAACTACGACGACCTCTTCGAGCGGTGTGACGCCGTCCTCGCCACCTCGAGGCACGTCCGCGAGCGATTGCTCGACGCGGGAGCCGATCCCGACGCGGTCGACGTCCACCACGTCGGGATCGATCCGCGGCTGTACGACGAGACCGCATCGGAGGTGCCCCCGCCGGATGCTGCGGCCGTCGACGGCGGGACGGGAGCGGTCGACGGTCCGGGAGATTCACTCGACGATGGACGGGGCGAACACGGCCATCGCGCGGGGGACCACGGCGCCCGCCGCGAACTCGCGATCCTCACCGTCGCGCGCCTCCACGAGATCAAGGGACTCGAATACGCCATCCGGGCCGTCGACGGCCTCGCCGATCGGCTGCCGGCCGTCAACGTCACGTACCGGGTCGTCGGCGACGGGCCCCGGCGCGAGCACCTCGAGTCGGTGATCGAGACGCTGGATTGCGGCGATCGCGTCACCCTGTGCGGGGCGAAACCCCACGCGGCGGTCCGCGAGGCGCTTGGCGAGGCGGACGTCTTCTGCCTCCCGAGCCTCCACGAGGGGTTCGGCCTCGTGCTGCTCGAAGCCCAGGCGAGCGGGCTGGCGATCGTCGCCTCGGACGTCGGCGGGGTGCGAGAGGCCGTCCGCGCGGGCGAGAGCGCGCGCCTCGTTCCGCCGAAGGCGCCGGGCGCGATCGCCGACGAACTCGAATCGCTCGCCCGATCGCCGACCGAACGCGATCGGCTGGGGCGGGCCGGTCGACGGTACGTTCGCGAGAACTTCGACGTTCGAACGCTGAACGACGAACTCGAACGGCGCTACGAGCGAGTGCTCGCAGCGGGCGATCCGTCGAGGAGGGTCGACGCGTGA
- a CDS encoding glycosyltransferase: MTEISVIVPVYDDPDGLRATLESFERVEYPPDRYELLVVDNGSTDHTRAIARAAARESEPVELVVEDEIQSSYAARNAGIARARGDLLAFVDADVTVPPSFLADVAALFDERDVDYVAPSVEVVVEDGRSPTDADGRSTLVGAYDAAVGFSTAVTIRERDYAPTCCLIVRRSVLEAVGPFDERLVSSGDREFGRRVADAGFVQHRATEITVSHPARTTVREMVSKAARLGTGQAQIARLYPETGWVRPWHHPYNVLPPRPGHLLAKVGSETPTGRALAFYVFAYALKLTRWGFRLRARITGEAEPERRERWRPRVESALTGRERDEAAQAVGDRRE, translated from the coding sequence GTGACCGAGATCTCCGTCATCGTGCCCGTGTACGACGATCCCGACGGGCTCCGGGCGACGCTCGAGTCGTTCGAGCGAGTCGAGTACCCGCCGGATCGCTACGAACTCCTCGTCGTGGACAACGGTTCGACGGACCATACGCGCGCGATCGCCCGCGCCGCCGCTCGCGAATCGGAGCCGGTCGAGCTGGTCGTCGAGGACGAGATTCAGAGTTCTTACGCCGCCAGGAACGCGGGAATCGCGCGGGCACGCGGCGATCTCCTGGCGTTCGTCGACGCCGACGTCACCGTTCCGCCGTCGTTCCTCGCGGACGTCGCGGCGCTGTTCGACGAGCGCGACGTGGACTACGTCGCCCCCTCGGTCGAGGTGGTCGTCGAGGACGGGCGGTCGCCGACCGACGCGGACGGGCGGTCGACGCTCGTCGGGGCCTACGACGCCGCCGTCGGGTTTTCGACGGCCGTCACGATCCGCGAGCGCGACTACGCGCCGACGTGCTGTCTGATCGTTCGGCGATCCGTCCTCGAGGCCGTCGGCCCGTTCGACGAACGCCTGGTCTCGAGCGGCGACCGCGAGTTCGGTCGCCGGGTCGCCGACGCGGGGTTCGTCCAGCACCGCGCGACCGAGATCACCGTCTCCCACCCCGCGCGGACGACGGTTCGCGAGATGGTTTCGAAGGCCGCCCGGCTCGGAACCGGGCAGGCCCAGATCGCTCGACTGTACCCGGAGACCGGGTGGGTCAGACCCTGGCACCACCCGTACAACGTCCTCCCGCCGCGGCCGGGTCACCTCCTTGCGAAGGTCGGGTCGGAGACACCGACGGGGCGCGCGCTCGCGTTCTACGTCTTCGCGTACGCGCTCAAGCTGACGCGCTGGGGGTTTCGCCTGCGGGCCCGGATCACCGGCGAGGCGGAACCGGAACGGCGAGAGCGGTGGCGACCGCGGGTCGAATCTGCGCTGACCGGGCGCGAGCGAGACGAGGCGGCGCAGGCAGTCGGCGATCGGCGAGAGTAG
- a CDS encoding glycosyltransferase, with protein sequence MTRVSIVIPTYNRAETLPRAIESAFAQTCDDVEVVIVDDGSTDETPDRVATVADRVEAADGGPQVGTDRTETVADRLEYVRFPENRGANAARNAGIERASGTYVSFLDSDDELEPTHVERAIEVLEAAPDSCAGVYTAFRVYHDESFVDVSRARSLVTREDILAGNVIGSFSATTFRRDALRAVGGLDGDLAAAQDYDLYVRLLEEYHVRGIDEALATVYKQPDSIGFQLDAKLAGNRAIREKHGDVLTDRRLAAQYFAEGILAGRAGRRTLARDRFERALRTRPDLRTLYFYLATTLGERVFDRSYRLATGIRKGYRLLSSEIAGRRS encoded by the coding sequence ATGACGCGCGTGAGCATCGTAATTCCGACGTACAATCGGGCCGAGACGCTCCCGCGAGCCATCGAGAGCGCGTTCGCCCAGACCTGCGACGACGTCGAGGTCGTCATCGTCGACGACGGCTCGACAGACGAGACGCCCGACCGCGTCGCGACCGTCGCCGATCGAGTCGAGGCCGCCGACGGCGGGCCGCAGGTCGGAACGGACCGGACCGAGACTGTCGCGGACCGACTCGAGTACGTCCGGTTCCCGGAGAACCGGGGCGCGAACGCGGCCAGAAACGCGGGAATCGAGCGCGCGAGCGGGACGTACGTCTCCTTCCTCGATTCCGACGACGAACTCGAACCGACCCACGTCGAGCGGGCCATCGAAGTGCTGGAGGCGGCTCCCGACTCATGCGCGGGCGTCTACACGGCGTTCCGCGTCTACCACGACGAGTCGTTCGTCGACGTCTCCCGCGCCCGGTCGCTGGTCACGCGGGAGGACATCCTCGCCGGGAACGTCATCGGGTCCTTCTCGGCCACGACGTTCCGGCGCGACGCCCTCCGCGCGGTCGGCGGCCTCGACGGGGACCTCGCGGCCGCCCAGGACTACGACCTCTACGTCCGCCTCCTCGAAGAGTACCACGTCCGCGGGATCGACGAGGCCCTGGCGACCGTCTACAAGCAGCCCGATTCGATCGGCTTCCAGCTCGACGCGAAGCTCGCCGGCAACCGCGCGATCAGGGAGAAACACGGCGACGTCCTGACCGATCGCCGGCTGGCCGCCCAGTACTTCGCGGAGGGAATCCTCGCGGGGCGGGCCGGCCGGCGGACGCTCGCGCGCGACCGGTTCGAGCGCGCCCTCCGCACCCGCCCGGACCTTCGAACCCTCTACTTCTACCTCGCGACGACGCTCGGCGAGCGAGTCTTCGACCGGTCCTATCGGCTGGCGACGGGAATCCGCAAGGGTTATCGACTCCTCTCGAGCGAGATCGCCGGGCGTCGGTCGTAA
- a CDS encoding O-antigen ligase family protein has product MAWIGDTADARPASFAGLALACALFVCYPFHAVVREGSLVINLSFGDPVVALIGVLWLLGAVGSHTLPRYAAVAGGLVVAAVGSLIAVSFADPAYFTAAGGALALAKLLGAIAWLIAVYALYSEFGIRVLRAALVVSVAVATLVSVWSLLRTFFLIDGFDRASGPFENPNLFGNYLVLHAFVSLSFLRTWWDERPRREVVALAIVLLSIALVSTGSRGSILGLLGGLAAVAACAVGTRRSVTLTRRSVGAAVGAAFTAVAVPAIFAPSVVGRFVGSRNVDIRLRLWEASLEALLSNPILGIGYGQIHTYLAATIGEYRGTHNVYLLVGGETGFVGLLILFGLIALVARDAIRLGRREGASLFLLGAFVAMLVQGFVTDVDTFRSFWILLGILAAERSHALGGGAIEPGVDWRGEGRVREAARPTRRGGDR; this is encoded by the coding sequence ATGGCCTGGATCGGTGACACGGCCGACGCCCGGCCGGCGTCCTTTGCCGGCCTCGCGCTCGCGTGCGCGCTGTTCGTCTGTTATCCCTTCCACGCGGTCGTCCGCGAGGGATCGCTCGTCATCAACCTGAGTTTCGGCGACCCCGTCGTCGCGCTGATCGGCGTGCTCTGGCTCCTCGGGGCGGTCGGGTCGCACACGCTCCCACGGTACGCGGCGGTGGCCGGGGGCCTCGTCGTCGCCGCCGTCGGATCGCTGATCGCCGTCTCTTTCGCCGACCCCGCGTACTTCACGGCCGCGGGGGGCGCACTCGCGCTGGCGAAGCTGCTCGGCGCGATCGCGTGGTTGATCGCCGTCTACGCGCTGTACAGCGAGTTCGGTATCCGCGTGCTTCGAGCTGCGCTGGTGGTCTCGGTCGCGGTCGCGACGCTCGTCTCGGTCTGGTCGCTCCTCCGGACGTTCTTCCTGATCGACGGGTTCGACCGCGCGAGCGGGCCGTTCGAGAACCCCAACCTGTTCGGTAACTACCTCGTCCTGCACGCGTTCGTCTCGCTTTCGTTCCTCCGGACCTGGTGGGACGAGCGTCCTCGACGCGAGGTAGTCGCGCTCGCGATCGTGCTCCTCTCGATCGCACTGGTGAGTACGGGGTCGCGAGGGTCGATCCTGGGGCTGCTCGGCGGGCTCGCGGCCGTCGCTGCGTGCGCCGTCGGAACCCGTCGTTCGGTGACCCTGACGCGCCGGTCGGTCGGGGCGGCCGTGGGCGCCGCGTTCACCGCCGTCGCCGTCCCCGCCATCTTCGCGCCGTCGGTCGTCGGGCGCTTCGTCGGGAGCCGAAACGTCGACATTCGCCTCAGGCTGTGGGAGGCGAGCTTGGAGGCCCTCCTGTCCAACCCGATTTTGGGAATCGGCTACGGACAGATTCACACCTACCTGGCGGCGACCATCGGGGAGTATCGCGGGACGCACAACGTCTACCTGCTCGTCGGGGGCGAGACGGGTTTCGTCGGACTCCTTATCCTGTTCGGGTTGATCGCCCTGGTCGCCCGCGACGCGATTCGCCTCGGGCGCCGCGAGGGCGCGTCGCTCTTTCTGCTCGGCGCGTTCGTCGCCATGCTCGTCCAGGGATTCGTCACGGACGTCGACACCTTCCGGTCGTTCTGGATCCTCCTCGGCATCCTTGCGGCCGAACGCTCGCACGCTCTCGGCGGCGGCGCGATCGAACCCGGCGTCGACTGGCGAGGCGAGGGTCGAGTTCGCGAGGCGGCTCGCCCGACGAGACGAGGTGGTGACCGATGA
- a CDS encoding class I SAM-dependent methyltransferase, with protein MPEEDAFDYASEMKEYYRSEEVASSYHDAYGEDGHWRHRLIASRERAVVESLVSAVPCETVLDLPTGTGKLAPVFAETGSAVLACDISEAMLGRAEREYARAGVVNRRFAVCDATSVSEVVGNRFDVAVCLRLLHRVPTDVKRRILSELAAVADHVVVSTGIESPFHAARRRLRYRLLGGDERGHCYETAAKTRDLFTREFDVLDARWVLPVLSQERVYLLRS; from the coding sequence ATGCCCGAAGAGGACGCCTTCGACTACGCCTCGGAGATGAAGGAGTACTACCGGTCCGAGGAGGTCGCCTCGTCGTACCACGACGCCTACGGCGAGGACGGACACTGGCGCCATCGGCTGATCGCGAGTCGCGAGCGGGCGGTCGTCGAGTCGCTGGTGTCGGCGGTACCCTGCGAGACCGTCCTCGACCTGCCGACGGGTACCGGCAAGCTCGCGCCCGTCTTCGCCGAGACGGGGTCGGCGGTCCTGGCCTGCGACATCTCCGAAGCCATGCTCGGTCGCGCCGAGCGGGAGTACGCGCGGGCCGGCGTCGTCAACCGACGGTTCGCCGTCTGCGACGCGACGTCCGTCTCCGAGGTGGTCGGGAACCGATTCGACGTTGCCGTCTGCCTCCGATTACTCCATCGCGTGCCGACGGACGTGAAACGGCGGATCCTGTCGGAACTCGCCGCGGTCGCCGACCACGTCGTGGTCTCGACCGGGATCGAATCGCCGTTTCACGCCGCCCGGCGCCGGCTTCGCTACCGGTTGCTCGGCGGTGACGAGCGCGGACACTGTTACGAGACGGCGGCAAAAACCCGCGACCTGTTCACCCGCGAGTTCGACGTTCTCGACGCGAGGTGGGTGCTTCCGGTGCTCTCGCAGGAACGGGTCTACCTGCTCCGGTCATGA
- a CDS encoding AAA family ATPase, whose product MTERGGDGSVGTDRGDVGSGRDVTGPAIVEPFGAPGAGKTTLAREVLAALPDDVAVARPTLAINESLETPRRQLAKLPFVGRGLRAAPTDPLRYAAVAGSDLRPSLLFNWLYAAGAVDRSARRPRVTVFDQAIAQAYWSIAVTEPEAVKGFARRRLAAAIPPVPYVLVCVRASAEVVADRLGARTEPQSRIGAAEPGTPTVADAVETTETVRTVAADIAAERPTLFLRTIEADDRVALDAGVKRVVRTVRREATDGSNPSGRKKSASVTEDGEPVRGGGATASGDGGTGYPE is encoded by the coding sequence ATGACCGAGAGAGGCGGCGACGGATCGGTCGGTACCGACCGCGGCGACGTCGGATCGGGCCGGGACGTCACCGGCCCCGCGATCGTCGAGCCGTTCGGTGCGCCGGGGGCGGGGAAGACGACCCTCGCTCGCGAGGTACTCGCGGCGCTGCCCGACGACGTGGCCGTCGCGCGACCGACGCTCGCGATCAACGAGTCGCTCGAGACGCCGCGACGCCAGCTCGCGAAACTCCCGTTCGTCGGTCGCGGCCTCCGCGCCGCACCGACGGATCCGCTCCGATACGCTGCCGTCGCGGGGAGCGACCTGCGACCGTCGCTGCTGTTCAACTGGCTCTACGCGGCGGGCGCGGTCGACCGGTCGGCGCGTCGGCCGCGCGTGACGGTCTTCGACCAGGCGATAGCGCAGGCGTACTGGTCGATCGCGGTGACGGAGCCCGAGGCAGTTAAGGGGTTCGCTCGACGACGGCTGGCGGCCGCAATTCCGCCGGTCCCGTACGTTCTCGTCTGCGTTCGCGCCTCGGCGGAGGTCGTCGCGGACCGCCTCGGCGCGAGAACCGAACCGCAGAGCCGGATCGGGGCGGCCGAGCCGGGAACGCCCACCGTGGCGGACGCGGTCGAGACCACCGAAACGGTTCGCACCGTCGCGGCCGACATCGCCGCGGAGCGACCGACGCTATTCCTCCGCACGATCGAAGCCGACGATCGGGTCGCCCTCGACGCCGGCGTGAAACGAGTCGTTCGGACTGTCCGGCGCGAAGCGACGGACGGATCGAACCCGAGCGGTCGGAAGAAATCGGCCTCGGTGACCGAAGACGGAGAGCCCGTTCGAGGGGGCGGGGCGACCGCCTCGGGAGACGGCGGGACTGGCTACCCCGAGTGA
- a CDS encoding sugar transferase, with protein MLRRLASRVRSAGAAASAVGRGAETPTPSRALVVGTDAGLIETVADDLPVEPVGFVSPRLDDPASRSAGRETADPDVESNRVGVGPSERIARRSVLPLDADGALIRTPTDGVVAIAGIDRLGGLTRLRQLIRRESVDTLALAFDEADRGEFFGVLAVAADCGVAVLAHESNADGVLTLDGPGSLVTVEHRPWPWYSRLAKRLFDVLFAGAALLATAPLLCLIAAAIKLDSPGPVLYSQTRTAAFGDRFTVYKFRSMVADAEAERGATLSGEDAGEEDPRVTRVGRVLRTTHLDELPQLVSVLRGDMSVVGPRPERPVFDAEIAASGHPWQKRWLVKPGLTGLAQTRGVTSVDAERKLALDLEYATSRTFWLDVRLVLAQFRAIVRDVGNLVHSG; from the coding sequence ATGCTTCGACGCCTGGCCTCGCGAGTGCGGTCGGCTGGTGCCGCCGCGTCCGCGGTCGGCCGAGGGGCCGAGACGCCGACGCCATCCCGGGCGCTCGTCGTCGGAACCGACGCCGGATTGATCGAGACGGTCGCCGACGACCTCCCCGTCGAGCCCGTCGGATTCGTCTCTCCTCGACTCGACGATCCGGCGTCCCGTTCGGCCGGGAGGGAGACCGCCGATCCGGACGTCGAGTCGAACCGCGTCGGCGTCGGTCCGTCGGAGCGGATCGCTCGGCGCTCGGTGCTCCCCCTCGACGCGGACGGAGCCCTCATCCGCACGCCGACAGACGGCGTGGTCGCCATCGCCGGGATCGACCGCCTCGGCGGCCTGACGCGGCTCCGGCAGCTGATCCGTCGCGAGTCCGTCGACACCCTCGCGCTGGCGTTCGACGAGGCCGACCGCGGCGAGTTCTTCGGCGTCCTCGCGGTCGCCGCGGATTGCGGAGTAGCCGTACTCGCGCACGAATCGAACGCCGACGGGGTCCTCACGCTCGACGGGCCAGGTTCGCTCGTCACCGTCGAGCATCGCCCCTGGCCGTGGTACTCGCGGCTCGCCAAGCGGCTGTTCGACGTCCTGTTCGCTGGGGCCGCGCTCCTGGCGACGGCGCCGCTTCTGTGTCTCATCGCGGCGGCGATCAAACTCGACTCGCCCGGCCCGGTGCTGTACAGCCAGACCCGGACGGCGGCCTTCGGGGATCGGTTCACCGTCTACAAGTTCCGGAGCATGGTCGCGGACGCGGAGGCCGAACGCGGGGCGACGTTGAGCGGCGAGGACGCCGGCGAGGAAGACCCGCGCGTGACCCGCGTCGGTCGCGTGTTACGGACGACCCACCTGGACGAACTCCCGCAACTCGTCTCGGTGCTTCGGGGCGACATGAGCGTCGTCGGGCCGCGACCGGAACGACCGGTCTTCGACGCCGAGATCGCGGCCAGCGGCCACCCCTGGCAGAAGCGGTGGCTGGTCAAACCCGGACTGACGGGACTGGCCCAGACCAGGGGCGTCACCAGCGTCGACGCCGAACGAAAGCTCGCGCTCGACCTGGAGTACGCCACCAGCCGGACGTTCTGGCTGGACGTGCGCCTCGTCCTGGCCCAGTTCCGGGCGATCGTCCGCGACGTGGGAAACCTGGTTCACTCGGGGTAG